A genomic segment from Thermoanaerobaculales bacterium encodes:
- a CDS encoding VWA domain-containing protein yields MSLAEPAMLWALLLPASAALAAVLRHRSRLHQQRRLASPAVWKRVMGGAPATGLLRMLAWAGAGALIVIALARPQWGELPGEESVRTRDLVVTIDVSDSMLCPDLRPTRLARSLEMLTRALPALEGNRLGVVVFAGEAYPLVPLTTDLGAVAAFLEGVQPGMVALPGSNIEGAVNAALRLLPPEGDGRVVVLITDGENLQGSVASAADALRRAGVGVLGIVAGTSSGGPIPMPSPGGGVHYKRDAEGQPVVTRAQPETLHQLAGDARGKVIELGDREVMRALVQSVEELRTRELEATRTVQRVERFPVFLAAAALLLAAGFALSPWRRLALAALLVAACLPAPLEAQSAGGEPPPSSAAAQPPAAAAPAAAPWWQRLIPGGSRRLARSGAAEYRAGDTEAAVRDFAAAAALAPGRSDRAYDLATALSAQGQAEAADPLFERAHAGGVGDAAYNGGTASLLAGRGERAVEWLRTALLEGSDQADAKRNYELALRLLEQQQQQQQEQQQQQQQDQPQPTPTPAPAPAAAAPTPTPQGQEALYSALERAEAQARQEMRSPTPVARTVDKDW; encoded by the coding sequence GTGAGCCTCGCCGAGCCGGCCATGCTGTGGGCGCTGCTGCTGCCGGCGTCGGCGGCGCTGGCGGCGGTGCTCCGGCACCGCAGCCGCCTGCACCAGCAGCGCCGGCTCGCGTCGCCTGCGGTGTGGAAGCGGGTGATGGGAGGCGCGCCCGCGACCGGCTTGCTCCGGATGCTGGCCTGGGCCGGCGCCGGAGCCCTCATCGTGATCGCGCTGGCGCGGCCGCAGTGGGGCGAGCTCCCGGGCGAGGAGTCGGTGCGGACCCGTGATCTGGTGGTCACGATCGACGTCTCCGACTCCATGCTCTGCCCCGACCTGCGGCCGACCCGCCTCGCCCGCTCGCTCGAGATGCTGACCCGGGCGCTGCCGGCGCTCGAGGGCAACCGGCTCGGGGTCGTGGTGTTCGCCGGCGAGGCCTACCCGCTGGTGCCGCTGACCACGGATCTCGGCGCGGTGGCGGCCTTCCTCGAGGGCGTCCAGCCCGGGATGGTGGCCCTGCCCGGCTCGAACATCGAGGGTGCGGTGAACGCCGCCCTGCGCCTCCTTCCGCCCGAGGGTGACGGCCGGGTCGTGGTGCTGATCACCGACGGCGAGAACCTGCAGGGCAGCGTCGCCTCGGCTGCCGACGCGCTGCGCAGGGCCGGGGTCGGGGTGCTCGGCATCGTGGCCGGCACCTCCTCCGGAGGCCCGATCCCGATGCCGTCGCCGGGCGGCGGCGTGCACTACAAGCGGGACGCGGAGGGCCAGCCGGTGGTGACCCGGGCGCAGCCCGAGACGCTGCACCAGCTCGCCGGCGACGCCCGCGGCAAGGTGATCGAGCTCGGCGACCGCGAGGTCATGCGCGCCCTTGTCCAGTCGGTCGAGGAGCTGCGGACCCGCGAGCTCGAGGCGACCAGGACGGTGCAGCGGGTCGAGCGCTTCCCGGTCTTCCTCGCCGCCGCCGCGCTGCTGCTCGCCGCCGGCTTCGCGCTGTCGCCCTGGCGGCGGCTGGCGCTGGCCGCCCTGCTCGTAGCGGCATGCCTGCCGGCGCCGCTGGAGGCCCAGTCCGCCGGCGGCGAGCCGCCCCCGTCGAGCGCCGCGGCGCAGCCGCCAGCAGCGGCGGCGCCGGCGGCAGCGCCCTGGTGGCAGCGGCTGATCCCCGGCGGCAGCCGCCGCCTCGCCAGGAGCGGGGCCGCGGAGTACAGGGCCGGCGACACCGAGGCCGCCGTGCGCGACTTCGCGGCCGCGGCGGCCCTCGCCCCCGGTCGATCCGACCGCGCGTACGATCTCGCGACCGCGCTCTCGGCACAGGGCCAGGCCGAGGCCGCCGATCCGCTGTTCGAGCGCGCCCACGCCGGTGGGGTCGGGGACGCGGCCTACAACGGCGGCACCGCCTCCCTGCTCGCCGGCCGCGGAGAGCGAGCCGTAGAGTGGCTGCGCACGGCGCTGCTCGAGGGCTCCGACCAGGCGGACGCCAAGCGCAACTATGAGCTTGCGCTGCGCCTGCTCGAGCAGCAGCAACAGCAGCAACAGGAGCAGCAGCAACAGCAACAGCAGGACCAGCCGCAGCCGACGCCGACCCCGGCACCGGCGCCGGCCGCGGCCGCCCCGACGCCGACGCCGCAGGGGCAGGAGGCCCTCTACTCGGCCCTCGAGCGCGCCGAGGCGCAGGCCCGCCAGGAGATGCGATCGCCGACTCCGGTGGCGCGGACCGTGGACAAGGACTGGTGA
- a CDS encoding VWA domain-containing protein, producing MRLAAPWWLALIALALLLLALWLLRRRWQRFPFPDAGRLPRARSWGISRSTLAGVVVAASLLPLAVALARPQEVLSRRLEHAEGVDLVIALDVSGSMAALDFQPSDRLGVAKDVIGSFIAQRVNDRIGLVVFAGAAVTLCPLTLDHDVVQQLLDQVALETLPDGTAIGLGLGTSVNRLRASEASSKVVVLVTDGSNNTGQLDPLTAADLASEQDIVVHTVLVGRGGRVPIPVREQDPRTGRTRQRVVEVEVDVNPELLAEISRKTGGSSFRAQDPQALLEVFRQIDALEKTEFTSTRLVRYRERFEPWALAALLLMVGGVLVEAVAGRTLW from the coding sequence ATGCGGCTGGCGGCCCCGTGGTGGCTGGCGCTGATCGCGCTCGCCCTTCTCCTGCTGGCCCTCTGGCTGTTGCGGCGGCGCTGGCAGCGGTTCCCGTTTCCCGACGCCGGCCGCCTGCCGCGCGCCCGGTCGTGGGGGATCAGCAGGTCGACGCTCGCCGGGGTGGTGGTGGCCGCCTCGCTGCTGCCGCTGGCGGTGGCGCTGGCACGCCCGCAGGAGGTGCTGTCGCGTCGGCTCGAGCACGCCGAGGGCGTCGATCTGGTGATCGCCCTCGACGTCTCCGGGTCGATGGCGGCGCTCGACTTCCAGCCGAGCGACCGCCTCGGCGTGGCCAAGGACGTCATCGGCAGCTTCATCGCCCAGCGCGTCAACGACCGCATCGGGCTCGTCGTCTTCGCCGGCGCGGCGGTGACCCTGTGCCCGCTGACGCTCGACCACGACGTGGTCCAGCAGCTGCTCGACCAGGTCGCGCTCGAGACCCTGCCCGACGGCACCGCGATCGGGCTCGGCCTGGGGACCAGCGTCAACCGGCTGCGGGCCTCGGAGGCCTCGTCCAAGGTGGTGGTGCTGGTCACCGACGGCTCCAACAACACCGGGCAGCTCGACCCGTTGACCGCCGCCGACCTGGCGTCGGAGCAGGACATCGTGGTCCACACGGTGCTGGTCGGCCGCGGCGGGAGGGTGCCGATCCCGGTGCGCGAGCAGGACCCGCGGACCGGCCGCACCCGGCAGCGGGTGGTCGAGGTCGAGGTCGACGTCAACCCCGAGCTGCTGGCCGAGATCTCGCGGAAGACCGGCGGCAGCTCCTTTCGGGCCCAGGACCCCCAGGCGCTGCTGGAGGTGTTCCGGCAGATCGACGCTCTCGAGAAGACGGAGTTCACCTCGACCCGCCTGGTGCGCTACCGGGAGCGATTCGAGCCGTGGGCGCTCGCGGCCCTCCTGCTGATGGTCGGCGGGGTCCTGGTCGAGGCGGTCGCCGGGAGGACGCTGTGGTGA
- a CDS encoding DUF3467 domain-containing protein: MTDSKSPPPAPRMTVRDEIALGQYSNFVSIAHNYAEVLLDFGRTLPGRQDIPVVARIIMNPFQAKQLVRALAHNLKLYEQNYGEIAEPPKPPPGTVPGGPN, translated from the coding sequence ATGACCGACTCGAAGAGCCCCCCGCCCGCGCCGCGGATGACCGTCAGGGACGAGATCGCTCTCGGCCAGTACTCGAACTTCGTCAGCATCGCTCACAACTACGCCGAGGTGCTGCTCGACTTCGGCCGCACGCTGCCCGGGCGGCAGGACATCCCGGTGGTCGCGCGGATCATCATGAACCCGTTCCAGGCCAAGCAGCTGGTGCGGGCGCTCGCGCACAACCTCAAGCTCTACGAGCAGAACTACGGGGAGATCGCCGAACCGCCGAAGCCCCCGCCGGGCACCGTCCCTGGGGGCCCGAACTAG
- the tgt gene encoding tRNA guanosine(34) transglycosylase Tgt, translated as MLPFAITFRDHDTAARAGELATPHGVVRTPAFMPVGTAGTVKGIAAWELARLAPEIVLANTYHLLLRPGVELIERLGGLHRLMGWQGPILTDSGGYQVHSLATRRTVDDDGVTFQSHLDGSSHRLEPAGAVDAQARFGVDIAMVLDECLPHDADRSSVERAAERTVGWALRGLRQASQRRQGGWAGGLFGIQQGGANPEIRRRCGDALAEHPFDGFAVGGLAVGEPQQQLRDSVAAFAPLLPADRPRYLMGVGYPEDLLHAVACGVDLFDCVLPTRSARTGKLFTSRGELNIKNNRHADDDRPPDPDCPCPTCATYSRGALRHLYVAREATSVVLLTVHNLTFFLSLMRGAREAIIAGRYSRFRTRVELARRADAG; from the coding sequence ATGCTGCCGTTCGCGATCACCTTCCGTGACCACGACACTGCCGCCCGCGCCGGCGAGCTGGCGACGCCGCACGGCGTCGTGCGCACGCCCGCCTTCATGCCGGTGGGAACCGCCGGAACCGTCAAGGGCATCGCGGCGTGGGAGCTCGCGCGGCTCGCGCCGGAGATCGTTCTCGCCAACACCTACCACCTCCTGCTCCGGCCCGGCGTCGAGCTCATCGAGCGGCTGGGCGGCCTGCACCGCCTGATGGGCTGGCAAGGGCCGATCCTGACCGACTCGGGGGGCTACCAGGTCCACTCGCTGGCGACGCGCCGCACGGTGGACGACGACGGCGTGACCTTCCAGTCGCACCTCGACGGCAGCAGCCACCGGCTCGAGCCCGCGGGCGCCGTCGACGCCCAGGCCCGGTTCGGGGTCGACATCGCCATGGTGCTCGACGAGTGCCTGCCCCACGACGCCGATCGCAGCTCCGTGGAGCGGGCCGCCGAGCGGACGGTCGGGTGGGCGCTGCGCGGGCTGCGCCAGGCGTCGCAGCGCCGGCAGGGCGGCTGGGCCGGCGGGCTGTTCGGGATCCAGCAGGGCGGCGCCAACCCGGAGATCCGCCGGCGGTGCGGCGACGCCCTCGCCGAGCACCCCTTCGACGGCTTCGCGGTCGGGGGGCTGGCGGTGGGCGAGCCCCAGCAGCAGCTCCGCGACTCGGTCGCAGCTTTCGCCCCGCTGCTGCCTGCCGATCGCCCCCGCTACCTGATGGGGGTGGGGTACCCGGAGGACCTGCTGCACGCCGTGGCCTGCGGGGTCGACCTCTTCGACTGCGTGCTGCCGACCCGCTCGGCGCGCACCGGCAAGCTGTTCACGTCACGCGGCGAGCTCAACATCAAGAACAACCGCCATGCGGACGATGACCGCCCTCCCGATCCGGACTGTCCGTGCCCGACCTGCGCCACCTACTCCCGGGGCGCGCTCCGCCACCTGTACGTTGCCCGGGAGGCGACCTCGGTGGTCCTGCTGACCGTGCACAACCTGACGTTCTTCCTGAGCTTGATGCGCGGGGCCCGGGAGGCTATCATTGCGGGCCGCTACTCGCGGTTCAGGACGCGAGTCGAGCTCGCCAGAAGGGCGGACGCCGGGTGA
- a CDS encoding DUF58 domain-containing protein, whose translation MISQLRAYLGRPRPVDPVDDAGPELRAQVRRLEIRTRQAMQAGLTGKYQSAFRGLGLEVEEVREYRRGDDVRTIDWNVTARTGKLHVKRFREERDLTLLLLVDLSTSTRFGSGVMTVHDLIAEVSSLFALAAARRDRVGAILFDDGLRRLIPPRLGWRHGLRVVREVLAAAPAGSGSALADALRAAGRMLRRRGVVVVVADRACEVPRRELLALAARHEVVIVRVSDPLQRRGLAAGSMPVVDAEAGRRAVLRGAPRPPDEQVPPGIDVVELSTDADYLPAVKTMLTERERRRAN comes from the coding sequence GTGATCTCGCAGCTGCGGGCCTACCTGGGGCGGCCGCGGCCCGTCGATCCGGTCGATGACGCCGGACCCGAGCTGCGGGCCCAGGTGCGGCGGCTCGAGATCCGGACCCGTCAGGCGATGCAGGCCGGCCTCACCGGCAAGTACCAGAGCGCATTCCGGGGCCTCGGCCTCGAGGTCGAGGAGGTCCGCGAGTACCGCCGCGGCGACGACGTGCGCACCATCGACTGGAACGTGACCGCAAGGACCGGCAAGCTCCACGTCAAGCGCTTCCGAGAGGAGCGCGACCTCACGCTGCTGCTGCTCGTCGACCTGTCGACCTCGACCCGCTTCGGCTCGGGCGTGATGACGGTTCACGACCTGATCGCCGAGGTGTCGAGCCTGTTCGCGCTCGCCGCCGCGCGCCGCGACCGGGTGGGCGCCATCCTCTTCGACGACGGACTCCGCCGGCTGATCCCGCCGCGCCTCGGCTGGCGGCACGGCCTGCGGGTGGTGCGCGAGGTGCTGGCGGCGGCCCCGGCCGGCAGTGGCTCGGCGCTCGCCGACGCCCTGCGGGCGGCTGGGCGGATGCTGCGCCGCCGCGGCGTGGTGGTGGTCGTGGCCGACCGTGCGTGCGAGGTGCCGCGGCGCGAGCTGCTGGCGCTGGCCGCGCGTCACGAGGTGGTGATCGTGCGGGTGAGCGATCCCCTGCAGCGGCGGGGGCTCGCCGCCGGCTCGATGCCGGTGGTCGACGCCGAGGCCGGCCGCCGCGCCGTGCTGCGCGGCGCGCCGCGGCCGCCTGACGAGCAGGTCCCCCCGGGGATCGACGTGGTGGAGCTGAGCACCGACGCCGACTACCTGCCGGCGGTGAAGACGATGTTGACCGAGCGGGAGCGGCGCCGTGCCAACTAG
- a CDS encoding BatD family protein: protein MRRLGLMLLLAAVALRAAGAAEPTLDVRFEPERFGVEDVARLVIRVHEPPSELGEPELGELTNLRVVAGPSRGSEFSFVNGVTSSAVSFSYVVRAEAEGPASVGPVSVTAGDRKLAAGPVTVEVAPGSVAPPRRGGRVSPFPVDPFGDLYGRRQPAQEAKVALRHVVTPSSAVVGQPVTATVFLDTTAAVDEFAWVAAPSYPGWWTQRVEPPEQVTPQPVEVDGVRFNRFMVSRHALIPLRAGELVIPEVEARVGARGRGFLDPGLVVERSTAQLRVAVSERPPAPAGYGGAVGNLRYTATVEPAEIAFGESAVVTVQIAGTGNLPLVETPSRWPTCDACDAYPPENVDRVAVDDDGIHGSRAWRVTLVPRQSGRLQLGPVEMAVFDAAAGRYVRQTLGPLELVVAPPPPTPVPAGQPPAVGAQPPAAAPEPGAAVPAGARTPAWWLPAAGALGLGILLGGAAVWWIGRARRRSAIPPRVSGESPAERARSLQVALERWWIDVRSRKAGDGLEAEMEALRRELEAVRFAPGRADHSETIVGLEERLRRLLRRA from the coding sequence ATGCGGAGGCTGGGGCTCATGCTGCTGCTCGCGGCGGTCGCGCTCCGCGCGGCCGGTGCGGCCGAGCCGACCCTCGACGTCCGCTTCGAGCCCGAGCGCTTCGGGGTCGAGGACGTGGCGCGGCTGGTCATCAGGGTCCACGAGCCGCCGTCGGAGCTGGGGGAGCCGGAGCTCGGCGAGCTCACCAACCTGCGGGTGGTGGCGGGCCCCTCGCGTGGCTCCGAGTTCAGCTTCGTCAACGGCGTCACCAGCTCCGCGGTCAGCTTCAGCTACGTGGTCCGCGCCGAGGCCGAGGGCCCGGCGTCGGTCGGCCCGGTCTCGGTGACGGCAGGCGACAGGAAGCTGGCGGCGGGCCCGGTGACCGTCGAGGTGGCGCCGGGCAGCGTTGCGCCGCCGCGGCGGGGCGGCCGCGTCTCGCCGTTTCCGGTCGACCCGTTCGGGGACCTCTACGGCCGTCGCCAGCCGGCGCAGGAGGCGAAGGTCGCGCTGCGGCACGTCGTGACTCCGTCGAGCGCCGTCGTCGGCCAGCCGGTGACCGCCACGGTGTTCCTCGACACCACCGCCGCGGTCGACGAGTTCGCCTGGGTCGCCGCTCCCAGCTACCCGGGCTGGTGGACCCAGCGCGTCGAGCCGCCGGAGCAGGTCACGCCGCAGCCGGTGGAGGTCGACGGCGTGCGCTTCAACCGGTTCATGGTCAGCCGGCACGCCCTGATCCCGCTGCGCGCAGGCGAGCTCGTGATCCCCGAGGTCGAGGCGCGCGTCGGTGCGCGGGGACGCGGCTTTCTCGACCCCGGCCTGGTGGTGGAGCGCTCGACCGCTCAGCTGCGGGTCGCGGTGTCCGAGCGGCCGCCGGCGCCCGCCGGCTACGGCGGAGCGGTCGGCAACCTCCGCTACACGGCGACGGTGGAGCCGGCGGAGATCGCGTTCGGTGAGTCGGCGGTGGTGACGGTGCAGATCGCGGGGACCGGCAACCTGCCGCTGGTGGAGACCCCCTCGCGCTGGCCGACCTGTGACGCGTGCGACGCCTATCCGCCGGAGAATGTCGATCGAGTCGCGGTGGACGATGACGGGATCCACGGCAGCCGGGCGTGGCGGGTCACCCTGGTGCCGAGGCAGTCGGGCCGCCTGCAGCTCGGCCCGGTGGAGATGGCGGTCTTCGATGCGGCAGCCGGCCGCTACGTCCGCCAGACCCTGGGCCCGCTCGAGCTCGTGGTGGCCCCGCCGCCCCCGACCCCGGTGCCGGCCGGGCAGCCGCCGGCAGTCGGTGCCCAGCCTCCGGCCGCGGCTCCCGAGCCCGGCGCGGCGGTCCCGGCGGGCGCTCGCACGCCGGCCTGGTGGCTGCCTGCAGCCGGAGCGCTCGGGCTCGGCATCCTGCTCGGCGGGGCGGCGGTCTGGTGGATCGGCAGGGCACGACGGCGGTCGGCGATACCGCCGCGGGTGTCCGGCGAGAGCCCGGCGGAGCGCGCCCGCTCCCTGCAGGTGGCGCTCGAGCGGTGGTGGATCGACGTCCGGTCCCGAAAGGCCGGCGACGGGCTGGAGGCGGAGATGGAGGCGCTGCGGCGAGAGCTCGAGGCGGTGCGCTTCGCGCCCGGCCGCGCCGACCACTCCGAGACCATCGTCGGCCTCGAGGAGCGGCTGCGGAGGCTGCTGCGGCGCGCCTGA
- the yajC gene encoding preprotein translocase subunit YajC: MGNAAGGNPLTMLVPFVLIFAVFYFIVILPAKKQQKKKDAMISALKKGDRVVTTGGIFGSVAAVEDTALLLKVAENVKIRVAKNAIAGMAAGEDDTAGS; this comes from the coding sequence ATGGGAAACGCCGCGGGGGGGAACCCCCTGACCATGCTCGTGCCGTTCGTTCTGATCTTCGCGGTCTTCTACTTCATCGTCATCCTGCCCGCCAAGAAGCAGCAGAAGAAGAAGGACGCGATGATCTCGGCTCTCAAAAAGGGTGACCGCGTGGTCACCACCGGCGGGATCTTCGGCTCGGTGGCGGCGGTGGAGGACACCGCGCTGCTGCTGAAGGTGGCCGAGAACGTCAAGATCAGGGTGGCCAAGAACGCCATCGCCGGCATGGCCGCCGGCGAGGACGACACGGCCGGCAGCTAG
- a CDS encoding outer membrane lipoprotein carrier protein LolA — MRRVAIPLWILAACLGTGALLWVVGPLAADGSTREVPLDSLHGSAKLEAVMDRVVMRQRALRSMRAEFVQVRSSELLLGDVRSTGEFCYLAPDRVRWDYRKPDAMVVLFADDWVTTFHPAGKRAERVKVSSGDRRFVQALAGTLPLDDLLTYFRIRFEERTAPQPYVFVLEPTAASLRRRLRSLSLEVDRSLLLPVVVDFHEADGDATRYEFHGIQIDPHLDVSRFLLEFSDSISVETIDASSGLG; from the coding sequence GTGCGTCGAGTCGCGATTCCCCTGTGGATTCTTGCAGCCTGCCTGGGGACCGGTGCCCTGCTGTGGGTGGTGGGCCCGTTGGCGGCCGACGGCAGCACCCGGGAGGTTCCGCTCGACAGCCTCCACGGCAGCGCCAAGCTCGAGGCCGTCATGGACCGGGTGGTGATGCGCCAGCGCGCCCTGCGGTCGATGCGCGCCGAGTTCGTCCAGGTCCGCTCGAGCGAGCTGCTGCTCGGTGACGTGCGGTCGACCGGCGAGTTCTGCTACCTCGCGCCGGACCGCGTGCGGTGGGACTACCGCAAGCCGGACGCGATGGTGGTGCTGTTCGCGGACGACTGGGTGACCACCTTCCACCCCGCCGGCAAGCGCGCCGAACGGGTCAAGGTCTCGAGCGGCGATCGGCGGTTCGTCCAGGCGCTCGCCGGGACGCTTCCCCTCGACGACCTGCTGACCTACTTCCGGATCCGTTTCGAGGAGCGCACCGCCCCCCAGCCGTACGTGTTCGTGCTCGAGCCGACGGCCGCGTCGCTGCGCCGGCGGCTGCGGTCGCTCTCACTCGAGGTCGACCGCTCGCTGCTGCTGCCGGTGGTCGTGGACTTCCACGAGGCCGACGGCGACGCGACCCGTTACGAGTTCCACGGCATCCAGATCGACCCGCACCTCGACGTCTCCCGCTTCCTGCTCGAGTTCTCGGACAGCATCTCGGTGGAGACCATCGACGCCTCGTCGGGCCTCGGCTGA
- a CDS encoding sensor domain-containing diguanylate cyclase gives MGKLEVFSLPADDLDPFLDRRRYSVFSLSQLQFSSFLTEILIKANDFVPSSAGSILMDRPFERGDTPADTLLYFVAAFGHAAADILGQSLRADRGVVGYVYRNGESYLMNDPETDPNFYSVFDERNEFRTSCAIAVPIRIERTVCGVLELVNRQVDRLYTERDLKLLEIFARYTSVSIENLLDAQRANEMARRDDLTGLHNDRFFHHRLTEDLIRADVTHSNVALIFLDLDNFKNVNDTHGHLAGSQVLKEFGYLLRQTVTVTGATLARYGGDEFVIILPDHDVARTLAVAGTIQRALKGTAFLQGSFSWAEGPIYWREPLTASVGIAVYPVHLSREGNIDLKKNLLLRAADQAMYQAKAEGKNQVRVAAQPG, from the coding sequence GTGGGCAAGCTCGAGGTTTTCAGCCTGCCGGCGGACGATCTCGATCCCTTCCTCGATCGCCGCCGCTACTCGGTCTTCTCGCTGTCCCAGCTCCAGTTCAGCTCGTTCCTGACCGAGATCCTGATCAAGGCCAACGACTTCGTCCCCTCGTCCGCGGGCTCGATCCTGATGGACCGCCCGTTCGAGCGCGGCGACACGCCGGCCGACACCCTGCTCTACTTCGTCGCCGCCTTCGGGCACGCGGCGGCTGACATCCTCGGCCAGAGCCTGCGCGCCGACCGCGGAGTGGTCGGCTACGTCTATCGGAACGGCGAGTCCTACCTGATGAACGATCCCGAGACCGACCCCAACTTCTACTCGGTCTTCGATGAGCGCAACGAGTTCCGGACCTCGTGCGCGATCGCGGTGCCGATCCGGATCGAGCGCACGGTGTGCGGGGTGCTCGAGCTGGTCAACCGGCAGGTCGACCGGCTGTACACCGAGCGCGACCTCAAGCTGCTCGAGATCTTCGCCCGCTACACCTCGGTGTCGATCGAGAACCTGCTCGACGCCCAGCGCGCCAACGAGATGGCCCGCCGGGACGACCTGACCGGGCTGCACAACGACCGCTTCTTCCACCACCGGCTCACCGAGGACCTGATCCGCGCCGACGTCACCCACTCCAACGTCGCCCTGATCTTCCTCGACCTCGACAACTTCAAGAACGTCAACGACACCCACGGCCACCTCGCGGGGTCCCAGGTCCTCAAGGAGTTCGGTTACCTGCTCCGGCAGACGGTCACGGTGACCGGCGCGACCCTCGCCCGCTACGGCGGCGACGAGTTCGTGATCATCCTGCCCGACCACGACGTCGCGCGCACGCTGGCGGTCGCGGGGACCATCCAGAGGGCCCTCAAGGGCACGGCGTTCCTGCAGGGCTCGTTCTCCTGGGCCGAGGGCCCGATCTACTGGCGGGAGCCGCTCACCGCCTCGGTGGGCATCGCGGTCTACCCGGTCCACCTGTCGCGCGAGGGCAACATCGACCTCAAGAAGAACCTGCTGCTGCGGGCTGCCGACCAGGCGATGTACCAGGCCAAGGCCGAGGGCAAGAACCAGGTCCGGGTCGCGGCGCAGCCGGGTTAG
- a CDS encoding Do family serine endopeptidase, with protein sequence MESGQLRLFSLAAVVVAAVLFGMVIAGALNVTPPATADRPPAAVAPAAAAAPLAAAGAPDFVALADQVIPSVVSVYSREVAEEGSGRGMPRDPFHFFFGPQMGPEGEDDSEPMVRRSAGSGFFISPSGEVLTNNHVVEAADKIEVQLADGTRYQVDVVGRDPATDIALLKVAQADRNFPYLALGNADRLRVGEWVMAVGNPLNMDHTVTVGVVSAKGRVLGLSDSSFENFIQTDAAINFGNSGGPLVNLRGEVVGINTAINARGQNLGFAVPIDIATRILGQLRERGRVVRGYLGLMVGPIDQETAEAFKLDTRDGAFVQEVLKGHAADKAGIRHGDVVVDIDGRRIKDTRELIDGVSAMPPGSKVTLGVKRDGTYRKITVELEERLQEGEQPDLAADEGAQDSADERVGISVAELDGRARQYWGIGEDVAGVVITRVRSVSPAAEEDLQRGDVVTEANGRAVGSVADLIAEVKRVEEGGYLRLYVFRPRAERSFYAILKLDQ encoded by the coding sequence ATGGAAAGCGGACAGCTCAGGCTCTTCTCGCTCGCCGCCGTGGTCGTCGCGGCGGTGCTCTTCGGCATGGTGATCGCCGGCGCCCTCAACGTCACGCCGCCCGCCACCGCCGACCGGCCGCCGGCAGCAGTGGCGCCGGCCGCCGCGGCGGCGCCGCTGGCGGCTGCCGGCGCCCCCGACTTCGTGGCTCTCGCCGACCAGGTGATTCCGTCCGTGGTGTCGGTGTACTCCAGGGAGGTCGCCGAGGAGGGCAGCGGCCGCGGCATGCCGCGCGACCCCTTCCACTTCTTCTTCGGCCCGCAGATGGGCCCCGAAGGCGAGGACGACTCGGAGCCGATGGTGCGCCGGTCCGCCGGATCGGGGTTCTTCATCTCGCCGTCGGGCGAGGTGCTGACCAACAACCACGTGGTCGAGGCCGCGGACAAGATCGAGGTCCAGCTCGCCGACGGGACGCGCTACCAGGTCGACGTCGTGGGCCGTGACCCGGCCACCGACATCGCCCTGCTCAAGGTCGCCCAGGCGGACCGCAACTTCCCCTATCTGGCCCTCGGCAACGCGGACCGGCTGCGGGTCGGCGAGTGGGTGATGGCGGTCGGCAACCCGCTCAACATGGATCACACGGTCACTGTCGGTGTGGTGTCGGCCAAGGGCCGGGTGCTCGGGCTGTCGGACTCCTCGTTCGAGAACTTCATCCAGACCGACGCCGCGATCAACTTCGGCAACTCCGGCGGCCCCCTGGTCAACCTCCGCGGCGAGGTTGTCGGCATCAACACCGCCATCAACGCGCGCGGCCAGAACCTCGGCTTTGCCGTCCCGATCGACATCGCGACCAGGATCCTGGGGCAGCTGCGGGAGCGGGGCCGCGTGGTCCGGGGCTACCTGGGCCTCATGGTCGGCCCGATCGACCAGGAGACTGCCGAGGCGTTCAAGCTCGACACCCGGGACGGCGCGTTCGTCCAGGAGGTCCTGAAGGGCCATGCCGCCGACAAGGCCGGGATCCGGCACGGCGACGTGGTGGTCGACATCGATGGCCGTCGGATCAAGGACACCCGCGAGCTGATCGACGGCGTGTCGGCGATGCCTCCCGGCAGCAAGGTCACCCTCGGGGTGAAGCGGGACGGCACGTACCGGAAGATCACGGTCGAGCTCGAGGAGAGGCTCCAGGAGGGCGAGCAGCCCGACCTGGCGGCCGACGAGGGCGCCCAGGACTCCGCCGACGAGCGGGTCGGCATCAGCGTCGCCGAGCTCGACGGCCGGGCGCGCCAGTACTGGGGCATCGGCGAGGACGTTGCGGGCGTGGTCATCACCCGCGTGCGATCGGTGTCGCCGGCGGCCGAGGAGGACCTGCAGCGCGGCGACGTCGTGACCGAGGCCAACGGGCGCGCGGTCGGCTCCGTCGCCGATCTGATCGCGGAGGTCAAGCGCGTCGAGGAGGGCGGCTACCTGAGGCTCTACGTCTTCAGGCCCAGGGCGGAGCGCTCCTTCTACGCGATCCTGAAGCTCGACCAGTAG